The segment GTTTAGCTTAATTTGAAATTTTGCTGTTAACTGAAGAATAGATGTCAGCTTTTTCTTTTCATATGAGATAAATTCATGAAATTCGGCACCTAATTGGCTTTTGCGGATTGCTGGGTCAATAAAATATTCTTCCGGATGATGCAAGTAAAACCCTTGATAAAATCTACCGCCATTTTTCCAAGCAAATTGAAGCTGGTGTACCATTTCAATATTTTCAAACAAAAGGTTTGCGCCTATTTTTCTGGCAAGCATGGACAGAGAATAAAGAACATTTTGATACATATGAGAAGTAGATGTGGAACGAAGCGCTAACAGGTCGATTTTCATAATGTCTGGAGCTAATTCTCCAATTCGATCAATATAGCTGCTTTCACTTCCCATTTTATCAATAGCAATCTTGATGCCAAATGTACGATAATAAACAAGCAAATGATCAAGATGTTGAGATTGACCAGTATAGTTCCGTTCTGATATTTCGAGTACAATCCGTTTTAAATCCATGCCCCGCTCTTCGTACGACATAAGCATTTGCAGAAATTCCTCACCATCATCATACATAAGGAGATCAGCATCGCGATTGATGAATAGCAGGAAATCTCCCTTAACCTCTGTCGCTTTATCCAATGCCTTTGTCAATACTGCCTTGTCTACTTCATTTTTATATTCTTCTGGTATTGACTCATCTAAAAAAAACGGACCTAAGCTTTCTATCCCATTTATCCCGTTATATCTTCCTAATACTTCATATCCAATTACTTTATGTTCATCAGCACTAAAAATAGCTTGGAAATAAGGGATGACATTTTCTAGATCTGTCAAAATATCTAATGCGTCCATATTTTGATCAGCCTCCCCATAAATAATGACTAATTATACCATACAATGTGGTGCTTTTTCCCTTGAATAGGCATGTAACAGCATATTTATTTTGAATATTTAGCCTATAATCATGATAATTCACCTTTATTGGAAATTATCTGTCCTCATAAACAACCTGAAAACTCATATCCTAATGTTTATAGGAGTCGGCAGTCGAAAGTAGGTTGCCTATGAGTCATTTCAAATTGATTTTTCTGATGGTGCTTCTGATAACTTCCTTGAAGCCAGAAACTAGGTTCGATATAGCTTCCGTCGCATCCGCTGAAGGTGCTCAAGCAACGCCTGTTGCCTCTCCTCAAACGGGCAGGTCTATCAGGCTTAATGTACCATTAATTAAGCAGAATCCAGACTTAAAGTATGGATGTGAGGTCACCAGTTTGGCTATGGTGCTGCAATATGCAGGTGTAAAGGTCACAAAAATGGATTTATACAAAAAAGTAGCCAAGGATTCTGACCCTCTTATCAAAAAACATGGAGATATTATTAGCTGGGGTGACCCGGCAGTCGGGTTTGTTGGAGATATGACAGGTCGAAGAAGCGGCTATGCTGTTTTTGATCAACCAATTGAAGATTTAGTGAATCATTATTTGCCTGAAAGGGCCGTTAATTTAACGAATCTTTCTTTCTCTGCTGTTGAAAAGCATGTATCTGATGGTTTTCCTGTTGTAGTTTGGACAACTGGTGACTATAGGCTGCCAGACAGATGGGAATCTTGGGAGCATAAAGGAAGAACCATTAAAACACCACTTGACCTTCACGCTGTTGTACTAGTTGGTTACGACAAAAATTATGTTTATCTTAATGATCCACTGTCAGGAAGAAAAAATGTGAAGGTAAATAAAGCGCGTTTTATTAAATCATGGGCAGCTTTAAAAAATCGGGCTGTCAGTTATAGATAAATGTTGCCATCCTTGGAAATCATCCGAGGATGGCAATTTCAGTTGGGGAAGGGATGAATTCCTCATACCCTTTTCTTTAATTTATTCAATTATCCGCTTTTTCATTCCTATTTCCAAAGTTTGCGCGAGACAATAATAACTTCTCCACTTCACTAGCTGGAAGTGGTCTGGAATAGTAAAAACCTTGTGCCTTATGGCAATTTGCTGCTAGCAGAATATCTGCCTGCTCCTGACATTCTACACCTTCAGCAATAACGTCCATCCCCAGGTTTTTTCCTAAGTGAATGATGGTTGTAATAATCGCTGCATCCTTAACATTTTCCAATACATCTCTGACAAATGATTGATCAATTTTTAAAATATCGATTGGAAATTGCTTAATATAGCTTAACGAAGAATACCCCGTCCCGAAATCATCAACAGATATGATAACACCAAGCTCCTTCAATTTCCTTAATACAGGAATTGCCTCCTTTGAATTATGCATGGCGCCTTCTGTTATTTCGATTTCAAGCAAATTTGCCGGTATATCATTTTTTATAATCGCTGACTTAATGATATCTACAAAGTTAGGTTGTTCGAATTGTTTGGGAGAAATATTGACTGCAATGCGGATGCCATTGCCAAAAGTCTTCAGCCAGCTGCTGATTTGCTTGCATGCTGTTTCAATGACCCAGTTTCCAATTGGAATGATAAGGCCTGTATCCTCTGCAAGGGGGATAAATTCTCCAGGAGAAACGAAACCTAATGTAGGGCATTCCCATCTAAGCAGTGCTTCTACACTCTTAATTGTCTTGTCCTTCAAGTCAATTTGAGGCTGATAAAATAAGGTCAGCTCCTCGTTTTGTACAGCTTTCCGTAAATTTGTCTCCATTGTTACAATGTTTGTTAAGGTAATATTCATATCAGACCGATAAAATTGATAATGAGCTTTGCCTCTTTCCTTCACTCTGAATAATGCTTCATCTGCATTTTTAATGAGCGTGCCTTCATCCTTCCCATCATTCGGGTACATACTTATGCCAATGCTTGGGGTAATATAGTATTCCTGTGAATCCAAGTAAAAGGAGCTCGCAAATCTTGACAGGATTGCTTGAGCAAAAGAGGTTGCCTTCTGCCTCGTGATGTTTGCAAGAATAATAATGAACTCATCTCCGCCTTGCCTATACACATGACAATCCACATTATTAAATTCTAACAGCCGGTCTGCAACCTTTATCAATATTTGATCGCCAACTATATGACCAAATGTGTCATTAATATATTTGAACCTGTCAAGGTCAATTGTCAGCAGTGCAATTTCTGTTCCATTTTCTTTCGCTTTCTTTATTTCCATATTTAAATCTTCCAACAGTGCTCTTCTGTTATACAGTCCTGTGAGCTGATCATGGAAAGCCATGTATCTGATTTTTTCTGCTGTTTCTTTTTTCTCTGACATATCTCTTAAGATGATATACATTCCTTGTGCACTATTATTTACAAGGATAGGAATAATTTTAATATGAAGATTAAGGACATGACCATTCTTCATTTTTAACAAACTGTCAATCGACTGGGACAAATGTGTCAACCGGCATTTTCTAATTTGATCCTTAAAGTATGTGAGGCTGTCTTCATCAATTAATTCAAAAATGGACCTGTTTAGAATCTTTTCTAACGAGTATCCTGTCAGCTTTTCCCCAGCTGGGTTAACCGTATAAATGGAACCATGTAAATCGATTCCTAGAACGGCATCAAGATTGTGGTCGACAATGGAGCGAATTTGCTGTTCTCTCTCAATGAGTCTCTGTTTTTCTTCCTGTAGCTTTGTTACATCTCTTGTCACAGACACAATAAATTTCACATACCCGTCTGTATCCAAAATAGGTGTCAAAACAGACTCCCCATAACGATTGATTCCTTCTGGCAGGATGACTTCATCAGAAAAAACACGCATTGCTTTGGTGTCATAAACAATACCATATTCTTCCTGAAGGACCTCGGCTAAACTTGGTAAAAGAACCTCCTGCAAGGTTTTCCCAATATAGTTTGGGGCGAGTTTCGCATGCGCATATGCAGCCTCATTTGCAAAAACATAAGTAAAAAGCGGGCCAGGTTCTGCCTTCATAATGTAAACCATATCATTGATATGCTTAAAAATGATTTCAAATATGATTCTCTCAATTCGATTGTTTATATTTTTATGATTTTCATCATTTAGGATCTCATATAATCCATTCATTTGTATCATCCTTATTCTACTTCTCTCACTGCTACTAACTGGTTAGTTACCCTCTAATGTATAAAATAAAAGCTTAACGGTTAATATAAATGAATACTAAAAACTATTTATATACTTCTTATTCAAACAAGATGCTTATCTCGTTTTTCTTAGTATAAATATCGGCGCATAAAGTCTAATGTTTATATTCTCCTCATAAAAAATAAACTGTCAATTATTCACTATTGATTTCAGAAAGGATTTCTTTTCTTTTGGAAAAATAGTATAATAGCTTGTATTCATACTCTACCAGAAAGGAGTTCAAAGATTATGCACAAGCATCCGTCAAAAATGCCGCAATTGAACCCAACGATTGACAACCTCTCACAATCCATTTCAGTAGTTAATCGCCATGCTAAAACAGCAACAGATCCAAAGTTTCTTTACAAGCTAAAACAAGCTAGTCTGCAAAAACTGCTGTTTGAAGGTAAAGCAAAAAAAATCGGACTTCATTTTTCAGGCAATCCAAGAAACAGTCAGCAGCAATCTGATATATTGGTACAATGTGGAGAATATACCTTCCACCTACCTCCAACAAAAAAAGATTTTGAAGAACTGCCCCATCTTGGCTCCTTAAACCAAAATGTCAGGAATCCAAAATCAACCATTTCCCTTAATCAGGCAAAAAAACTGCTCATCGCTTATACTGGATTAAAAGAAGACAAGCCGGATCAAAACAAGCCTCAAAACAAACGTTATGTTAAGCCTGTTTTTAAAAAGCTCGGTGAAAGCTACTAAATAATTATGCAGGAGTACTCGGCCTGTTTTTTTCTATGATAAATAAAAAAAGTCTGCATGGAACCGGATTATCCGTTTCGTGCAGACTTTTTTGTTTTTAAATGATATGCTCATCAACAAGCAGTATCAATTCAGCAATTTCTGGTTTGCTGACTTGAGCGTTTGCCCCAACTCGTTTTCCTTTATGTCTTAAATCTTCCGTAATTAAGGAGGAGAAAATGATAACCGGCAATTGTCCCAGGTTCGCATCCTCTTTGATTTTTCTTGTTAAATGATGGCCATCCATTTGCGGCATTTCTATATCTGTAATAACAAGCTGGACAATATCTTCTACGCTTTTGCCTGACTCATTTATTCCTTCTAAATAATCGTATGCTTCTCGCCCATTTTCAAAGAATTGCACCTTATCATACCCTGCCTCTGACAGCGTATCCTCCAGCAGTTTTCTTAATAATGGTGAATCCTCAACAACGATAAGCTGCTTATTGCTTCTTTCACGAGCACCTAATCTTTTCACTTGCTGCACATTAATTCCTGATTCTGGGTTAATGTCTACGACAATACGTTCAAAATCAAGCAACAAAATCATTTCCCCGTTCAGCTTAATAACACCAATGATTTGGCTTTCAGCCCCTTGGTACATTTCAGATGGCTTTTCAATGTCTTCCCATGAGATACGATGTATCTGGGAGACATTATGTACATGAAAGATAATTTTTGTTTTATTAAACTCAGATACAATAAACTTATCTTTCTCTGGCTCCTCTGAAGGTGGTAAGCCAAGAGCATTTGCCAAGTTGACTACAGGCAGAACCTCTCCTCTCAGCTCCATGATGCCCTCTACATTAGGATGGGCATGGGGAATAGTTGTAATCGGCACTGGGTTAATAATTTCTTTTACCTTGATAACATTAATCCCAAATTTATTTTTACCTACCCCAAATTCGACGATTTCTAATTCATTTGTACCCGTTTCTAACAAAATGCCTTTATCTTTGTTCATCATTCTCGTCCTTCCTACTTGAGCATAATCTACCTATACGTTATATCGTTGCTATTAAGTGCAAACTTAATCAATTATTTTATAATTGGCAAAAGTTTTTATCTGTGTTTGCCTTGAATCCTTCTTTATATCGGCTGTTTTCTGATACTGTGAAGACTGTGCTTGAAATAATTTCAATCCTTTTCCCAAAAGCATCATCACTCTTTCCAAAACAACAAAGAAAAACCCAAACTATTTCTGTATGATAGTTTAGGTCATTCTAAAGGAAAATATTTATTTAGTACTCTTTTGCACTTTCCCATGAATGATTAAGCCGATGACAGTTAAGATAATCAGTGAGCCTAATGCCATTCTGCTTGCAGTATTGCCTAAATCAGCAAAAATAAAGGTAATGCTTCCATATAAGAGTGGTCCTACAATTGATGAAACCTTACCTGAGAAGGCAAATAATCCAAAGAATTGGCCACGTTTTTCTTCTGGCGTAATTTCAACAATATAAGCCCTTGATGTAACCCACATACTTCCAAGCGCAATACCAAACATGCTTCCTGCAATCCAAAACTGCAATTCGTTCCATGCAACTGCTGCGATAATCAATGCCACCACAAGAAGAATCCCAACAATTCGGATTGATTTGTAAGCACCTATTTTCTTGGCAATATAACCGAAAATAAACGACCCGATAATGCTTGATAAGGTAGAGACCAAATATAAAATGATAAACTTTCCTGCCGAAATACCAACTACCGTATTTGCATAAACCGCCATTACAGCGATGGTCGTTGCAACTGCATCATTTAAAAAGAAATAAGCAATCATGAATGTGAAGATTTCACGGTATTTCCGAGCCTGTTTAAACGTTTCAAAGATTTCCTTATACCCAGATAGAAAAGATTGCTTTTCGGCAGTCTGTTTTGGAGTGTCTTTAATTATAAAGAAAAGCGGTAAAGACAATAAGAGAAACAGCAGGCCTGTTGGAATAAAGGAGCGATAATAATCACCATCTCCGACAAACAGGTAGACGGCAAGGCCAATTAATGTTCCCATATAGCCAACAGCTACACCGAATCCCGAAATAAGTGGCATTTGCTCTTTTGTGCCTAAATCAGAAATCATCGTATCATAAAACACAAGACTAGAATGATAGGCAAACTTGGCAAAAACAAATAATAATATGACGAAAAATAATGACATTGGAATGCCCATTATAGAACCCTCGAAGGTTATCCCCCCAACAACTCCCATAAGAATGGTACCAAGAACAGTAAGAATGGTGAATATAATAATATATTTCTTTTTTCTGCCAGTCCTATCCATCAAAACGCCAAATAAAGGCGAAAATAAAACTAACAAAAAGCTGGCTAATGCATTAGAATACGTGATTACAGTACTAGCTATTTGTTCTTGAACTTTATTTGTACCAATGATTTCTTGTAAATATAATGGGAAAAATATCGTATTAATATTGGAAGAAAATATTGTATTTGCCGCATCATACAGGGCCCAAGCGAGTATCGGCAAGGAAAAATATAGTGCTGTACCACGCAATTTCTGTGATTGTGTCTTTGATTGTTCCATAAAGCTCTTTCGACCTCCTTCGTTTCAAAAAAATTTTTGTTTTAACATTTACTTGCAGACGGAGATCCTTTGTTTTCAACCGAAAGTTTCATACTCTATACATTTTTGGGAATTCTCCCCTCCTTTTCCATCATATCTGCTGCAATGTGAGTAAACAACCCTTTTTATGTAAAAAAACTGTAATAGCCCCCCATAATTTCCTCCTATTCAGGAGCAATAAATGTATCATCTTTGTGAACATTGCTCTAAAATCAAATCGGATTTCCTATTAGTGAATAAAATATTCTATAAAGAATTTATAGCGAAATTAGAAGGGGGTTATAATCATGAACGGAACAGCCATTTTATTTAATGAGGATTCATCTATCATTATCATAGAGAACATTACGGACGCTGAACAGAACGAACAAGTATATTCTTGTGGAGAAAAGGTTCTCCTAAAAGACGACATAGATTGGGAATATGGCTACTAAATCATTCTAATGCGCTTTTTTTAAAGTGCTTTTTTTTCTGACAAGGCTATTGTTTTCAAGATAACCTGGATTTGTTATGATACTTATAATCAGCAGAAAATAAACAATAAGGTGGAAAACATGGAATATTTGATAAATAAAAAAGTAAAGGATATTGAAATATCCGGAATTCGTAAATTCTCCAATATGGTTGCAGGCAAAGAGGGCATGCTTGCACTGACGATTGGTCAGCCTGATTTCCCTACACCTGCTCACATTAAAGAAGCTGCAAAAAAAGCCATTGACGAGGATTTCACCACATACACACACAACGCAGGAGATTTGGCGCTAAGACAAGCTGCTTGTGACTTTGTCGCAAAAAAATACAGTTTAAACTATCATCCAGCAACAGAGGTTATCGTAACTACGGGTGCTAGTGAGGCAATTGATATTGCCTTCCGTACAATATTAGAGGAAGGTGTTGAAGTTATTCTGCCAGGTCCTGTGTATCCTGGTTATGAGCCGATTATCCGCTTATGTGGTGCAACGCCCATTTACGTTGATATTAAAGAGAATGACTTTCGTTTTACAGCAGAGCTCATTGAACCTTACATAACGGATAAAACAAGATGTATCGTTCTTCCATACCCAAGCAATCCGACAGGGGTCAGCTTAAATAAAAAAGAGCTAGTGGCAATAGCTGATTTACTGCAGGACAAAGATATCTTTGTACTGGCAGATGAAATATACAGTGAGCTGCTTTTTGACGCAACTCATATTTCTATCGGCAGTTTCCTCAGAGAGAAAACGATTGTCATTAACGGGTTATCGAAATCCCATAGCATGACAGGCTGGCGTATTGGCTTTTTATTTGCTCCTGAAAATATTTGTCAGCAAATACTAAAGGTTCATCAGTACAATGTAACATGTGCCTCGTCTATATCTCAACAAGCAGCCTTGCAGGCATTAACTGTTGGCATTGATGACAGTCTGCCAATGAAGAAGGAGTACAAAAAAAGACGGGATTATCTTTATTCCCGTTTGACGGATATCGGTTTAGAGGTCGTTAATCCAGACGGTGCCTTTTATTTCTTCATTAAGATTCCTGTGTCTGGCATTACATCATTTGACTTCTGTTTAGATTTAGTCGAAAAAGCCAATTTGGCAGTTGTTCCAGGTAGTGCCTTTTCTCCTTTAGGAGAAGGTTATTTCCGTATTTCTTTCGCATATTCTTTTGATACATTAAAAGAAGCTTGTGACAGGCTTGGTACTTATCTAGATACCCTTAAATAATAATAAGGATCTCTTCATAATTGAAGAGATCCTTATTATTATTGCTGCCAATACTTATACAATGCTTGTGTACCGAGCTCATCTTGTCCTAGAGCAGCAAGTCTGCTATATAAATTTTCTGCAAGAGCCAAGCCTGGAGTTTCCATCTCCATCTGCTTTGCTTCCTCCATGGCAATCCTTATGTCTTTAATGAAATGCTTAATATAAAATCCTGGATCAAAATCCCCTTTAATAATTCTCGGCGCTAGATTTGACAGCGAAAAACTGCCAGCAGCTCCTGTTGTGATGCTTTTGAGAACATTATCTGGATTCAGTCCAGCCTTTTCTGCATAAACTATTGCTTCACAAACACCAATCATATTAGAAGCTATTGCAATCTGGTTGCACATTTTCGTATGCTGACCAGCGCCGGCACTACCTTGATAGACAATGTTTGTTCCTAAAATTTCGAAAATTGGCAGTACAGCTGCGAAATCTTCTTCAGCACCACCAACCATTATCGAAAGCTTCGCCTCTCTCGCACCAATATCTCCGCCTGAAACTGGAGCATCCAAGGCATGTATGCTTTTGCTCTTTGCTTCTTCATAAATTCTTTTTGCTAAGCTTGGAGTGGAAGTAGTCATATCAATTACATATGTATTTGCTTGCGCATTGTTAATAATGCCATCCTTGCCTAAATACACCTCTTCTACGTCCTTCGGATAGCCAACAATTGTAATAATTACATTTGCTTTTTCAGCCACTTCTCTCGGACTCTCCGCCCAAGCAGCACCATCATTCAGCAATTCCTCAGCCTTTTCCTTCGTGCGGTTGTAAACGACAACAGGATAACCGTTTGTCATTAGGTTTCTGGCCATGCTTTTCCCCATAACTCCGACACCAATAAAACCAATTACAGTATTCTCATTAGTCAACATCCGATTTCTTCCCTCCAACTTCATAAAAACTATTGCTAACATTAATAATCATAACATATGGATTAATAGGTATTCATTAATAGATGATGAGGATCAGAAACAAAAAAAAGGACTGACTAGTGAACTAGTCAGCCAAATAAGGGGAAAATGAGAATAGCTTAGCAAACTTAAAAACTTTAAGTGCCTGTGCTTAGTTTAGTTTTACCCCCTTTAAGAGCATTCTAAACATTCATTTTCATTTTTTTATAAATTATTTTTTCTGTCTGATTAAGAAAGTTTAGCTGCTGCTTTAACAGCTTCCATAACTTCTTCAGTTGTGGACATTTGCAATGCTTTTTCAGCAAGCTCTTCCATTTCTTTTTTAGACAGGCTAAGAATTTGTGATCTTGCTTTAAGGATAGATGTAGCACTCATGGAGAATTCATCTAATCCTAAACCAAGCAATAATGGAATTGCCGTTTCGTCTCCAGCCATCTCTCCACACATTCCAGCCCATTTGCCTTCTTTATGCGCAGCATCAATAACCATCTTAACAAGACGAAGAATGGATGGATTGTAAGGCTGATACAGGTATGAAACTCTTTCGTTCATGCGGTCAGCAGCCATTGTGTATTGAATCAAGTCATTTGTTCCGATGCTGAAGAAATCAACTTCTTTAGCAAATTGGTCAGCCAATACAGCAGTTGATGGAATCTCAACCATGATTCCAAGTTCAATCTTATCAGCAACTGTTACGCCTTCAGCAATCAGGTTTGCTCTTTCTTCTTCAAGCAATGCTTTAGCAGCACGGAATTCGTTTAATGTTGCAATCATTGGGAACATGATTTTCAAGTTTCCATATGAGCTTGCACGAAGCAATGCTCTTAATTGCGTACGGAAGATTCCAGTTTCCTCTAAACATAGACGAATTGCACGGAATCCAAGGAATGGGTTCATTTCTTTTGGAAGCTCAAGGTATGGAAGCTCTTTGTCCCCACCGATATCCAATGTACGAACAACAACTGGTTTACCTTTCATGCCTTCAAGAACAGCTTTGTAAGATTCGAACTGCTCATCTTCTGTTGGAAGCTGATCTCTTCCCATGTAAAGGAATTCAGTTCTGTAAAGACCAACTGCTTCTCCACCGTTTGAAGTAACACCTTCTAAATCGTTTGGAGTTCCGATGTTTGCAGCAAGTTCTACATGCACACCATCAGCGCTGACAGTTTTCTCATTAACAAGCTTAGCCCACTCAGCTTTTTGCTCTTCATATTCTGCAGCGATTTTTTTGTAGCTTTCCACTACTTCTGGTGTTGGATTGATGTGAATTTCACCTTTCAATCCGTCAACAATTACTAAATCGCCGTTTGAGATTTCTTCCGTTACTTTTTTCGTTCCAACAACTGCAGGAATTTCCAAAGAACGAGCCATGATAGCAGAGTGAGAAGTTCTTCCGCCGATATCTGTAGTAAAGCCTTTAACAAATTGACGGTTTAATTGAGCTGTATCAGATGGAGTTAAGTCCTCCGCAACAACTACAACCTCTTCTGAAATCATGCTTGGATTAGCTAAATGTACGCCAAGTAAGTGTGAAAGAACCCTTTTAGTTACGTCACGGATATCAGCAGCACGCTCTTGCATGTACTCATTATCCATTGATTCAAACATGTTAATAAACATATCTGTTGTTTCTTTTAGGGCAACTTCAGCATTTACTGATTCTGTATTGATTTTGTCTTCGATTGGAGCGATTAATTCAGGATCGCTCAATACTAAAAGATGAGCTTCGAAAATAGCTGCTTTATCAGCACCTAATTCTGTTTTCGCTTTTTCACGAATAGCATCTAACTCTTGCTTAGAAGTAGAAAGAGCTTCTTGAAAACGGTTAATTTCAGCAGCAGCATCTTCTACTGTTTTCTTTTCAAATGATAAATTTGGTTCTACTAAACGATATGCTTTTGCAATGGCAATTCCACTAGAGGCCGCAATTCCTTGTAAAAAACTCATTATTCAGCAAGTCCTTCCTTTTTCAATGTTTCTTCTAAACCATTAATTGCTTCTGTCTCGTCACTGCCCTCAGCAATGATTTTGATATCAGCGCCTTGGCCAATTCCAAGGGACATAACACCCATGATAGACTTAAGGTTAACCTTTTTTTCTTTGTACTCAAGGTTAATTTCTGAATCAAATTTGCTTGCAGCTTGTACTAAAAGCGTTGCAGGTCGTGCATGAATCCCTGTATCTGCGATAACTTTAAATTGTTTTTCTACCATTAATATCAAACTCCTTCATTCAAATAATAAATAAGATGGTTTTAGCCTTTTCAACTTAAACAACCCCATATAATAGTCAAGAATCGTTTATCCATAACTAATATATATTTCATAGCTACTATTGTAAACTGAAAGTATAAAAGATGTAAATTTTAAACCTGTCCCAATAGAAATCAAGCAGAGATTGTTCTGTTTCTTCATAAAATCAACACTTTTATATATTATTTGACCATTATAGTTTTTTCCAATTCATAAGAAAAAATGTAAATTATTGATAATTATTAGGCATTTAAGTTATTTTTAAAAAAGACATCTCAAAAGTAGGATAGCATTTCTTTTCCGATGAGACAATGAAAAATATTGCACATATTTAAAAAAATATCATCACTTAAATACGTTATGTCCTCGTACCTTTAGCTTCGCGGCTCTGTAAGGTACTCATAAATAGCTCCTCCGCCCCTTTGAGCAATACCGCGGTAATGCTTGAAGTCTTCTCTTTTTACTAGCTCAAGGCGGAAGGTAAGAAAGTCTTCCTTACTTACCTTGTATTCTTTGATTTCCCCAGATTTCAATTGTTCTAACGCTTTGATAAATTCTTCCTGTAACATAATCTTGACTTTCCTTCCTTTTATTAGTGCATATATCATTTCTTATATTGTAAACACATATAACTATTATTATCATACATGGATAATGGAAACAAATTTGCACCACCTTGCATAGAATGCCTTTAAGGGCAAGTGCATTTAATTACCAATTTATCAAAACTATGCTATAATAACTTCAATCATTATGATATGCATAATCTCAAACCATATAACGAAAGCCCATAAGTCATGGTTCTATAGTATTTTTCCGAGCTTAGAATCATAATTATTAGCATTAGCATCCAAAAAGGAAAGCGGTTTATTTACGTTTACATACAACGAATTAATAAACACTTC is part of the Niallia taxi genome and harbors:
- a CDS encoding EAL domain-containing protein produces the protein MDALDILTDLENVIPYFQAIFSADEHKVIGYEVLGRYNGINGIESLGPFFLDESIPEEYKNEVDKAVLTKALDKATEVKGDFLLFINRDADLLMYDDGEEFLQMLMSYEERGMDLKRIVLEISERNYTGQSQHLDHLLVYYRTFGIKIAIDKMGSESSYIDRIGELAPDIMKIDLLALRSTSTSHMYQNVLYSLSMLARKIGANLLFENIEMVHQLQFAWKNGGRFYQGFYLHHPEEYFIDPAIRKSQLGAEFHEFISYEKKKLTSILQLTAKFQIKLNELLQKYRKYSSYEELLKCLSNELTDVAFRMYVCDEDGFQKSANIFYDNNIWVLQDEYVNKNWSWRPYFLENIIRMQNEKKGILSDLYSDIETGGTVRTFSYPLDANEFLFIDLSYNFLDKMEVLIN
- a CDS encoding C39 family peptidase, with the protein product MSHFKLIFLMVLLITSLKPETRFDIASVASAEGAQATPVASPQTGRSIRLNVPLIKQNPDLKYGCEVTSLAMVLQYAGVKVTKMDLYKKVAKDSDPLIKKHGDIISWGDPAVGFVGDMTGRRSGYAVFDQPIEDLVNHYLPERAVNLTNLSFSAVEKHVSDGFPVVVWTTGDYRLPDRWESWEHKGRTIKTPLDLHAVVLVGYDKNYVYLNDPLSGRKNVKVNKARFIKSWAALKNRAVSYR
- a CDS encoding putative bifunctional diguanylate cyclase/phosphodiesterase, yielding MNGLYEILNDENHKNINNRIERIIFEIIFKHINDMVYIMKAEPGPLFTYVFANEAAYAHAKLAPNYIGKTLQEVLLPSLAEVLQEEYGIVYDTKAMRVFSDEVILPEGINRYGESVLTPILDTDGYVKFIVSVTRDVTKLQEEKQRLIEREQQIRSIVDHNLDAVLGIDLHGSIYTVNPAGEKLTGYSLEKILNRSIFELIDEDSLTYFKDQIRKCRLTHLSQSIDSLLKMKNGHVLNLHIKIIPILVNNSAQGMYIILRDMSEKKETAEKIRYMAFHDQLTGLYNRRALLEDLNMEIKKAKENGTEIALLTIDLDRFKYINDTFGHIVGDQILIKVADRLLEFNNVDCHVYRQGGDEFIIILANITRQKATSFAQAILSRFASSFYLDSQEYYITPSIGISMYPNDGKDEGTLIKNADEALFRVKERGKAHYQFYRSDMNITLTNIVTMETNLRKAVQNEELTLFYQPQIDLKDKTIKSVEALLRWECPTLGFVSPGEFIPLAEDTGLIIPIGNWVIETACKQISSWLKTFGNGIRIAVNISPKQFEQPNFVDIIKSAIIKNDIPANLLEIEITEGAMHNSKEAIPVLRKLKELGVIISVDDFGTGYSSLSYIKQFPIDILKIDQSFVRDVLENVKDAAIITTIIHLGKNLGMDVIAEGVECQEQADILLAANCHKAQGFYYSRPLPASEVEKLLLSRANFGNRNEKADN
- a CDS encoding YkyB family protein; the protein is MHKHPSKMPQLNPTIDNLSQSISVVNRHAKTATDPKFLYKLKQASLQKLLFEGKAKKIGLHFSGNPRNSQQQSDILVQCGEYTFHLPPTKKDFEELPHLGSLNQNVRNPKSTISLNQAKKLLIAYTGLKEDKPDQNKPQNKRYVKPVFKKLGESY
- a CDS encoding chemotaxis protein; translation: MNKDKGILLETGTNELEIVEFGVGKNKFGINVIKVKEIINPVPITTIPHAHPNVEGIMELRGEVLPVVNLANALGLPPSEEPEKDKFIVSEFNKTKIIFHVHNVSQIHRISWEDIEKPSEMYQGAESQIIGVIKLNGEMILLLDFERIVVDINPESGINVQQVKRLGARERSNKQLIVVEDSPLLRKLLEDTLSEAGYDKVQFFENGREAYDYLEGINESGKSVEDIVQLVITDIEMPQMDGHHLTRKIKEDANLGQLPVIIFSSLITEDLRHKGKRVGANAQVSKPEIAELILLVDEHII
- a CDS encoding MFS transporter, with the translated sequence MEQSKTQSQKLRGTALYFSLPILAWALYDAANTIFSSNINTIFFPLYLQEIIGTNKVQEQIASTVITYSNALASFLLVLFSPLFGVLMDRTGRKKKYIIIFTILTVLGTILMGVVGGITFEGSIMGIPMSLFFVILLFVFAKFAYHSSLVFYDTMISDLGTKEQMPLISGFGVAVGYMGTLIGLAVYLFVGDGDYYRSFIPTGLLFLLLSLPLFFIIKDTPKQTAEKQSFLSGYKEIFETFKQARKYREIFTFMIAYFFLNDAVATTIAVMAVYANTVVGISAGKFIILYLVSTLSSIIGSFIFGYIAKKIGAYKSIRIVGILLVVALIIAAVAWNELQFWIAGSMFGIALGSMWVTSRAYIVEITPEEKRGQFFGLFAFSGKVSSIVGPLLYGSITFIFADLGNTASRMALGSLIILTVIGLIIHGKVQKSTK